One window of the Capnocytophaga haemolytica genome contains the following:
- a CDS encoding DUF6796 family protein translates to MKKRFILGLIASLITFSGDMLLGYIQVENPEKSLMNFSLTLPLSRIMWGGFLGVIGIPLQCIGYWQIYKLMKEGSETLSKLYKVGIWGWLVMAACGVHLNCAVVMLIYKQLYPTDATLAHNIATTFSNNVLVPCYYIFIVFFLLMNISQFIAFVRKKTVYPRVAAFFNMFIGIGIIHLIAYLLPDSAIKNGLNVSAISLGNALMFIGLLLFKGQTSLTTNNNN, encoded by the coding sequence ATGAAAAAAAGATTTATTTTAGGCTTAATAGCCTCACTTATTACTTTCTCCGGTGATATGCTATTGGGGTACATTCAGGTAGAAAACCCTGAAAAATCACTGATGAACTTCTCACTTACCTTACCCCTATCACGCATTATGTGGGGAGGATTCTTAGGTGTGATAGGTATCCCTCTGCAGTGCATAGGGTATTGGCAAATTTACAAGTTGATGAAAGAAGGTAGTGAAACGCTCTCAAAGCTTTACAAAGTAGGTATCTGGGGGTGGCTGGTAATGGCAGCTTGTGGGGTGCACCTTAATTGTGCTGTGGTGATGCTTATCTACAAACAGCTTTACCCCACCGATGCAACCTTAGCTCACAATATAGCTACTACCTTTTCTAATAATGTATTAGTGCCTTGCTATTACATTTTTATCGTCTTTTTCCTACTGATGAACATCTCACAGTTCATAGCTTTTGTAAGGAAAAAGACCGTTTATCCTCGCGTAGCAGCCTTTTTCAATATGTTTATAGGTATTGGCATCATTCATCTTATAGCCTATTTGTTACCAGATTCGGCTATTAAAAACGGATTGAATGTATCGGCTATCAGCTTGGGTAATGCCTTGATGTTTATAGGGTTGCTACTTTTTAAAGGTCAGACAAGTCTAACAACTAATAATAATAATTAA